From a region of the Agrobacterium tumefaciens genome:
- a CDS encoding DUF1285 domain-containing protein produces the protein MALETIHSAGDAAGLAAMISRAAEQTGDAKRGPAPVERWNPPFCGNIDMEIRADGTWFYMGTPIGRAPLVRLFSTVLRKDEDGQTYLVTPVEKVAIKVADAPFIAVEMIVTEKEGEPRLTFRTNVGDVVEIGEDHPLRFEIAGENNELKPYILVRGRLEALVSRAVMYDLVACGEIVDMDGRAMFAVRSSKSVFAVMPADELEALSQ, from the coding sequence ATGGCACTGGAAACAATTCATTCGGCGGGCGATGCAGCGGGGCTGGCGGCCATGATTTCCCGCGCTGCGGAGCAGACAGGTGACGCCAAGCGTGGGCCTGCGCCGGTCGAACGCTGGAACCCGCCGTTTTGCGGGAATATCGACATGGAAATCCGTGCCGACGGGACATGGTTTTACATGGGAACGCCGATCGGACGAGCGCCGTTGGTGCGGTTATTTTCGACCGTTTTGCGCAAGGATGAGGACGGTCAGACCTATCTCGTAACACCTGTGGAAAAAGTCGCCATCAAGGTGGCCGACGCACCGTTCATAGCGGTCGAGATGATTGTGACTGAAAAGGAGGGTGAGCCACGCCTGACGTTTCGCACCAATGTAGGCGACGTGGTGGAGATCGGCGAGGACCATCCGCTGCGATTTGAAATCGCTGGCGAAAACAACGAGCTTAAGCCGTATATTCTGGTGCGCGGAAGGCTCGAAGCACTGGTGTCGCGTGCGGTGATGTATGATCTGGTCGCATGCGGCGAGATTGTGGATATGGATGGTCGCGCCATGTTTGCGGTCCGTTCGAGCAAAAGCGTTTTTGCCGTGATGCCGGCAGATGAACTGGAAGCACTTTCGCAATGA
- a CDS encoding CoA pyrophosphatase, giving the protein MTLKMLDFSANDFRRRVLRDGEGVAEQELGDHVLNPGVVLSGNGIRLKDAAVLVPVVDEGDDARVIFTQRTATLRKHSGQISFPGGGIDAEDRTPEDAALREAEEEIGLARSYVETVGRLPDYITGTGFRIKPVLAVIQPGFHLTLNPDEVDDVFEVPMSFLMDPENHARGSRMFQGKERFFYEMPYGERYIWGITAGIVRTIYERFYA; this is encoded by the coding sequence ATGACTTTGAAGATGTTGGACTTTTCGGCAAACGATTTCCGTCGGCGCGTGCTGCGGGACGGTGAGGGTGTCGCCGAACAGGAACTTGGCGACCATGTGCTTAATCCGGGTGTCGTTCTCTCGGGAAACGGCATCCGGCTGAAGGATGCTGCCGTTCTCGTGCCCGTGGTTGATGAAGGTGATGATGCGCGGGTGATCTTTACCCAGCGGACGGCAACCCTGCGCAAGCACTCCGGTCAGATTTCATTTCCGGGCGGCGGTATCGACGCCGAAGACCGCACGCCGGAAGATGCTGCGTTGCGTGAGGCCGAAGAGGAGATCGGTTTGGCGCGATCCTACGTGGAAACCGTTGGACGTCTGCCAGACTATATTACCGGGACGGGCTTTCGCATCAAACCGGTGCTCGCCGTCATCCAGCCAGGTTTTCACCTGACGCTTAACCCGGACGAGGTGGACGATGTCTTTGAAGTGCCGATGTCCTTTTTAATGGACCCGGAAAATCATGCGCGCGGAAGCCGGATGTTTCAGGGGAAGGAGCGGTTTTTCTACGAAATGCCCTATGGCGAACGTTATATTTGGGGCATTACCGCGGGCATCGTACGAACAATCTACGAAAGGTTTTATGCATGA
- a CDS encoding CCA tRNA nucleotidyltransferase — MSSVAGRDWFQRPALERIFALLNADGGEVRVVGGAVRNALMGLPVGDVDMATTLTPDVVVARAKAAGIKAVPTGIEHGTVTLVIDGEGFEITTLRRDVETNGRHAQVAFGTDWQADAERRDLTINALYADHSGAVIDLIGGLADIETGTVRFIGDAATRIAEDYLRILRFFRFFAHYGSGRPDADGLRASARAKDKLQTLSAERVWSEIKKLLSATDPSRALLWMRQSGVLAEVLPETEKWGIDAIHGLVATEQALNWTPVPLLRLAAIVPPDVERLAALASRLRLSKAEAAFLNHWASAPAADPDMKETALDRLLYRQGVDGVKARLKLALASARADLSASETAMQKVARLSTLLARAEKFQKPNFPLSGADVMAAGIAAGPKVGEVLKSLENKWIEVNFSLDRSALTARLKDMVEN; from the coding sequence ATGAGCAGCGTCGCCGGGCGAGACTGGTTTCAGAGACCGGCATTGGAGCGCATCTTTGCGCTTTTGAATGCGGACGGAGGCGAAGTGCGTGTTGTCGGCGGTGCGGTACGCAACGCCTTGATGGGATTGCCGGTTGGCGACGTCGATATGGCGACGACATTGACGCCGGATGTGGTGGTTGCTCGTGCGAAGGCTGCGGGTATCAAGGCGGTCCCGACCGGTATCGAGCATGGTACCGTCACGCTTGTGATCGACGGTGAAGGCTTCGAAATCACCACGTTGCGCCGCGATGTCGAAACCAATGGCCGGCATGCGCAGGTTGCGTTTGGCACTGATTGGCAGGCTGATGCAGAACGACGTGATCTGACGATCAACGCCCTTTATGCCGACCACAGCGGAGCGGTGATCGATCTGATCGGCGGTCTTGCTGATATCGAGACGGGAACAGTCCGGTTTATTGGCGATGCGGCGACGCGGATCGCTGAAGACTATCTGCGCATCCTGCGCTTTTTCCGCTTCTTTGCGCATTACGGGTCCGGCCGTCCCGATGCCGATGGGCTCAGAGCCAGCGCGCGCGCCAAGGACAAGCTGCAGACGCTCTCCGCAGAGCGGGTCTGGAGTGAAATCAAGAAGCTGCTGTCGGCGACCGATCCGTCGCGGGCGCTTTTGTGGATGCGCCAGTCCGGTGTGTTGGCGGAAGTGCTGCCGGAAACGGAAAAATGGGGCATCGATGCCATTCATGGCCTTGTGGCTACGGAACAAGCGCTTAACTGGACGCCTGTTCCATTGCTGCGGCTTGCCGCCATTGTACCGCCGGATGTTGAAAGGCTGGCTGCGCTCGCCAGTCGTTTGCGGCTCTCAAAAGCCGAAGCCGCATTCCTCAATCATTGGGCCAGTGCGCCTGCAGCCGATCCCGATATGAAGGAGACGGCCCTTGACCGTCTGCTTTACCGTCAAGGTGTCGATGGCGTGAAAGCTCGGCTCAAGCTGGCGCTCGCGTCAGCCCGTGCCGATCTGTCCGCAAGCGAGACCGCTATGCAGAAGGTCGCGCGTCTTTCGACGCTGCTTGCGCGTGCAGAAAAATTCCAGAAGCCGAATTTTCCATTGAGCGGCGCGGACGTGATGGCAGCGGGCATTGCTGCGGGTCCCAAAGTCGGAGAAGTGCTGAAAAGCCTCGAGAACAAATGGATCGAGGTCAATTTCTCTCTCGACCGGTCGGCGCTTACCGCTCGGCTGAAGGATATGGTCGAGAACTGA
- a CDS encoding MoxR family ATPase, producing MGVMNTGETLDEKAIVAAAEKALSDIAAIRAEVSKVIFGQEKVVQNTLLAILSGGHALLVGVPGLAKTKLVTTLGTVLGLDANRIQFTPDLMPSDILGSEVMDQDENGRRSFRFIKGPVFAQLLMADEINRASPRTQSALLQSMQEYHITVAGQHYDLPKPFHVLATQNPLEQEGTYPLPEAQLDRFLLQVDVDYPDLAAERQILLDTTGMASGEARRMIDAERLMDIQTLIRQMPVSDKVVDAILSLVRSARPGHGNKLTDKNVAWGPGPRAGQSLMLTARARALYEGRLAPSLDDIYALAEPVLEHRMALTFAARAEGMSVRDVIAALVEQARD from the coding sequence ATGGGCGTGATGAATACCGGCGAAACCCTCGACGAGAAAGCCATCGTCGCTGCCGCCGAAAAGGCGTTGTCCGATATAGCTGCGATCCGAGCGGAGGTGTCCAAAGTCATCTTCGGTCAGGAAAAAGTGGTCCAGAATACGCTTCTTGCCATTCTTTCAGGCGGACACGCCCTGCTCGTCGGCGTTCCCGGTCTCGCCAAGACAAAACTCGTCACCACGCTCGGCACCGTTCTTGGCCTTGATGCGAACCGCATCCAGTTCACGCCTGACCTTATGCCATCCGATATTCTCGGCTCTGAAGTGATGGATCAGGACGAAAACGGCCGCCGCTCTTTCCGCTTCATCAAGGGGCCGGTCTTTGCCCAGCTTCTGATGGCCGACGAAATCAACCGTGCCAGCCCGCGCACGCAATCGGCGCTGCTGCAGTCCATGCAGGAATACCACATCACGGTTGCCGGCCAGCATTACGACCTGCCCAAGCCCTTCCACGTTCTTGCCACCCAGAACCCTCTGGAGCAGGAAGGTACCTATCCGCTGCCGGAAGCCCAGCTTGACCGCTTTCTGCTGCAGGTCGATGTCGACTATCCAGATCTTGCCGCAGAGCGCCAGATTCTTCTCGACACCACCGGCATGGCTTCCGGAGAAGCCCGCCGCATGATCGATGCGGAACGGCTGATGGATATTCAGACACTCATCCGGCAGATGCCTGTCAGTGACAAGGTTGTGGATGCCATTTTGTCGTTGGTTCGGTCCGCGCGTCCAGGGCATGGCAACAAATTGACCGACAAGAACGTTGCATGGGGACCGGGTCCGCGTGCCGGACAGTCTCTCATGCTGACGGCCCGTGCCCGGGCACTCTACGAAGGCAGGCTGGCGCCGTCGCTCGATGATATCTACGCGCTGGCTGAACCTGTGCTGGAGCATCGTATGGCACTGACATTCGCGGCCCGCGCAGAGGGTATGTCGGTCCGTGATGTGATCGCTGCACTGGTAGAGCAGGCAAGGGACTAA
- a CDS encoding DUF58 domain-containing protein, with protein MASIGQIVKQTPGAEVLARAQQRAALVPDCMVEARRIANTVIAGWHGRRKRGVGENFWQFRPYAEGESLSRIDWRRSARDDHTYVREREWEAAHTIWLWADMSPSMMYKSTLGTVSKESRALVLMLALAEILARSGERIGCPGIMEPVSARNAAERLATAIMHAPVTNGLPETGMIRGASDIVLIGDFLDDAASVMERISPLARRSLRGHVVEIADPAEEMFPYSGRTEFTDPETGEKLVSGRAETIREDYTRAYLARREALSSSLRRLGWNFVFHRTDHLASEALVAVHMYLSGSPAEGGGRR; from the coding sequence GTGGCGTCCATCGGCCAGATCGTAAAGCAGACACCCGGAGCCGAGGTATTGGCGCGCGCCCAGCAACGCGCAGCCCTTGTTCCCGATTGCATGGTGGAAGCGCGGCGTATCGCGAATACCGTCATCGCTGGCTGGCACGGACGCCGCAAACGCGGTGTCGGTGAGAATTTCTGGCAATTCCGGCCCTACGCGGAAGGTGAAAGCCTGTCGCGGATCGACTGGCGGCGTTCAGCCCGCGACGATCATACCTATGTGCGCGAGCGGGAGTGGGAAGCGGCGCATACCATCTGGCTCTGGGCCGATATGTCACCGTCGATGATGTATAAATCAACGCTCGGCACTGTCTCCAAGGAAAGCCGCGCGCTGGTTCTGATGCTGGCGCTGGCGGAAATTCTCGCCAGATCGGGAGAGCGCATCGGGTGTCCCGGCATCATGGAGCCGGTTTCGGCCAGAAACGCAGCGGAGCGCCTCGCCACCGCCATCATGCATGCACCGGTGACGAATGGTCTGCCTGAAACAGGCATGATCCGTGGCGCCAGCGATATCGTTCTGATCGGTGATTTTCTCGATGATGCGGCAAGCGTCATGGAACGCATCTCGCCGCTGGCGCGCCGAAGCCTTCGCGGCCACGTCGTAGAAATCGCCGATCCTGCAGAGGAGATGTTCCCCTATTCCGGCCGTACAGAATTTACGGACCCGGAAACGGGAGAGAAACTCGTATCCGGCCGGGCCGAAACGATCCGTGAGGACTACACCCGAGCGTACCTCGCCCGCCGCGAAGCCTTGTCGTCATCGCTGCGTCGTCTCGGCTGGAACTTCGTCTTCCACCGCACTGACCATCTCGCCTCCGAAGCGCTTGTCGCCGTCCATATGTATCTGTCCGGATCTCCGGCGGAAGGCGGTGGTCGTCGATGA
- a CDS encoding DUF1059 domain-containing protein: MRLFECGTLVPGCGWHTRAEDDAEVVRRTVEHMKTAHGETVIRENMIENIKARIRNEANAA, encoded by the coding sequence ATGCGGTTGTTTGAATGCGGAACGCTTGTTCCCGGCTGCGGCTGGCACACGCGCGCAGAAGACGATGCGGAAGTGGTTCGTCGCACGGTAGAGCACATGAAAACGGCTCATGGCGAAACAGTGATCCGCGAAAACATGATCGAAAACATCAAGGCGCGCATTCGCAACGAAGCCAACGCGGCTTGA